One segment of Streptomyces bathyalis DNA contains the following:
- a CDS encoding endonuclease I family protein, with translation MDFIRSAARRRTLGALAGTALIAAVIQIPASAGTATAPDKSTPRASGAQPAFSAAEDDEYYKDAEGKTGEELKKALHGIISKGVTTLSYDEVWDALKETDKDPDNAGNVILLYSGKSDSADNNGGGEDQWNREHVWAKSHGDFGTGNGPGTDVHHLRPTNTKVNSIRGSKDFDKGGEEVEGAPGSRTDEDSFEPRDEVKGDVARMILYMDVRYEGDDEFPDLEANDDVNNGSKPNIGRISVLKQWSDEDPPDKFEENRNQVIFDKFQKNRNPFIDHPEWVKEIYK, from the coding sequence GTGGACTTCATACGTTCCGCAGCGCGCCGCAGAACGCTCGGCGCACTCGCCGGCACCGCGCTCATAGCCGCCGTCATACAGATCCCCGCCTCCGCGGGCACGGCCACCGCACCGGACAAGAGCACCCCACGGGCCTCCGGCGCACAGCCGGCCTTCAGCGCCGCCGAAGACGACGAGTACTACAAGGACGCCGAAGGCAAGACCGGCGAAGAGCTCAAGAAGGCGCTGCACGGCATCATCAGCAAGGGCGTGACCACGCTCTCGTACGACGAGGTCTGGGACGCGCTGAAGGAGACCGACAAGGACCCGGACAACGCGGGCAACGTCATCCTGCTCTACAGCGGCAAGTCCGATTCCGCGGACAACAACGGCGGCGGAGAGGACCAGTGGAACCGTGAGCACGTCTGGGCCAAGTCCCACGGCGACTTCGGCACCGGCAACGGCCCCGGTACGGACGTGCACCACCTGCGCCCGACCAACACCAAGGTCAACAGCATCCGCGGCAGCAAGGACTTCGACAAGGGCGGCGAGGAAGTCGAGGGCGCGCCGGGCAGCCGCACGGACGAGGACTCCTTCGAGCCGCGCGACGAGGTCAAGGGCGATGTCGCCCGCATGATCCTCTACATGGACGTCCGCTACGAGGGCGACGACGAGTTCCCGGACCTGGAAGCCAACGACGACGTCAACAACGGCTCCAAGCCCAACATCGGGCGGATCTCGGTCCTGAAGCAGTGGAGCGACGAGGACCCGCCGGACAAGTTCGAGGAGAACCGCAACCAGGTCATCTTCGACAAGTTCCAGAAGAACCGGAACCCGTTCATCGACCACCCGGAGTGGGTCAAGGAGATCTACAAGTAA
- a CDS encoding NlpC/P60 family protein, producing MNRRTRIVLPMVAGAAVLASLTPMAMAGDAPAEPTAGTQARAAKADAGAEATISRDTVIKRAKTWLTAVNGHQVPYSQSKTFQGYRTDCSGYVSMALKYGKPGTNTVGLASSQFTNKIKMSQLKKGDLIIDANGSSTTRHVVIFEKWTSSAHKSYRAYEQRGSYGTDHSTRSYGIGSDEYDAYRPKKY from the coding sequence ATGAACCGCAGGACACGAATAGTTCTCCCCATGGTCGCGGGCGCTGCCGTCCTGGCATCCCTCACCCCCATGGCCATGGCCGGTGACGCTCCGGCGGAGCCCACCGCAGGCACCCAGGCGCGTGCGGCGAAGGCGGACGCCGGCGCCGAGGCCACCATCAGCCGCGACACCGTCATCAAGCGGGCCAAGACCTGGCTGACCGCCGTCAACGGTCACCAGGTTCCCTACAGCCAGAGCAAGACGTTCCAGGGCTACCGCACGGACTGCTCCGGCTACGTGAGCATGGCGCTCAAGTACGGGAAGCCGGGCACGAACACCGTGGGTCTGGCCTCCTCGCAGTTCACGAACAAGATCAAGATGTCGCAGCTGAAGAAGGGCGACCTGATCATCGACGCGAACGGCAGCTCCACGACCCGTCACGTCGTCATCTTCGAGAAGTGGACCAGCTCCGCCCACAAGTCCTACCGGGCCTACGAGCAGCGTGGCAGCTACGGCACCGACCACAGCACCCGCAGCTACGGCATCGGGAGCGACGAGTACGACGCCTACCGCCCGAAGAAGTACTGA
- a CDS encoding SCO4225 family membrane protein translates to MRDRSGWKRILSAATDNWLSRVYLTVCAALLVWTAFDAVLANDEGPSFAGVWPIFATLPTSFLVVLLAGGIGFLLPTAVTLPLFLILLAAAALINATVLGLLLRWLRSRTSQA, encoded by the coding sequence ATGCGGGACCGCAGTGGCTGGAAGCGAATTCTCTCGGCGGCGACGGACAACTGGCTGTCCCGCGTGTATTTGACAGTGTGTGCGGCATTGCTGGTCTGGACGGCCTTCGATGCCGTTCTCGCGAACGACGAAGGTCCTTCGTTCGCGGGAGTCTGGCCGATTTTCGCCACGCTGCCGACGAGTTTCCTCGTGGTGCTGCTCGCCGGCGGAATCGGTTTTCTGCTGCCGACGGCGGTGACCCTCCCGCTTTTCCTGATCCTGCTCGCCGCGGCGGCACTCATCAATGCCACGGTGCTCGGGCTGTTGCTGCGGTGGCTGCGAAGCCGCACGTCACAGGCCTGA
- a CDS encoding STAS domain-containing protein, giving the protein MTTGDETTGEPPQRGRDEETGGADADGISPVVSRRREEGVEVLTLSGELDITTVQDVVPVLDDVLDSGADRLVVDLSQVSFADSSALNLLLRTRTRTSLHVAGPLQPFVGRLFEVTGITGVLNVRDTLDDAVRAAAQRT; this is encoded by the coding sequence GTGACGACCGGTGACGAGACGACGGGTGAGCCCCCGCAGCGCGGACGGGACGAGGAGACCGGGGGCGCGGATGCCGACGGCATCTCCCCTGTGGTCTCGCGGCGGCGCGAAGAGGGCGTGGAGGTGCTGACCCTCTCCGGCGAACTGGACATCACCACGGTCCAGGACGTCGTCCCCGTCCTGGACGACGTTCTCGACTCGGGCGCCGACAGGCTGGTGGTGGATCTCTCGCAGGTCAGCTTCGCGGACTCCTCGGCGCTCAATCTGCTCCTGCGCACGCGCACCCGCACGTCTCTCCATGTGGCCGGGCCCCTCCAGCCCTTCGTCGGGCGGCTGTTCGAGGTCACTGGCATCACGGGCGTCCTCAATGTGCGCGACACGCTGGACGACGCTGTGCGGGCGGCCGCGCAGCGGACCTGA
- a CDS encoding ATP-binding protein translates to MPVPTGHSPAATGGGEQQQEALLVDSVFTDIGQARKAVEEHLASECAWVDLSGVLLVVSELVTNAQRHARGTWQLRVQAEPHRVRIEVTDPVPLPPRWRQGKLDGSGGWGLRIVEQCADTLEVLASAHGKTMRAQWLHPDRAGASLN, encoded by the coding sequence ATGCCTGTGCCTACGGGTCACAGCCCTGCGGCGACAGGCGGAGGGGAACAACAGCAGGAGGCCCTGCTGGTGGATTCGGTGTTCACCGACATCGGGCAGGCACGCAAGGCCGTGGAGGAGCACCTGGCGAGCGAATGCGCCTGGGTGGACCTGAGCGGAGTACTCCTCGTCGTCTCCGAACTCGTGACCAACGCTCAGCGTCACGCTCGGGGGACGTGGCAACTGCGGGTACAGGCCGAACCGCATCGCGTGCGGATCGAGGTCACGGACCCCGTGCCGCTCCCGCCGCGCTGGCGGCAGGGGAAGCTCGACGGCAGCGGCGGCTGGGGTCTGCGCATCGTCGAGCAGTGCGCCGACACGCTGGAAGTGCTGGCGTCGGCCCACGGCAAGACCATGCGCGCGCAGTGGCTGCACCCTGACCGGGCCGGCGCGTCACTCAACTGA
- a CDS encoding RNA polymerase sigma factor SigF, with translation MTSATPTVTTTEEAPSGSPSVFEGRGAGGESHELPVIDEPEKLAPEDARQLSKTLFDRLAVLEEGTHEYQYVRNTLIEINLTLVRYSARRFRSRGDDMDDIVQVGTIGLIKAIDRFDLSREVEFTTFAIPYVVGEIKRFFRDTTWDVRVPRRLQEMRMDLARANDKLTSKLGRSPRVSELAEHLGVSEEEIVEGQVAANGYNSSSLDATVNDEEGEASLADVLGERDEAMELVEDFHALKPLLAELSERDRKIIELRFGDELTQAQIGEHLGLSQMHVSRLLSRALSGLRAGMLAQN, from the coding sequence ATGACTTCCGCAACGCCGACCGTCACGACAACGGAGGAAGCACCCTCAGGGTCGCCATCCGTATTCGAAGGGCGGGGAGCCGGAGGGGAATCGCACGAGCTGCCCGTCATCGATGAGCCCGAGAAGCTTGCTCCCGAGGACGCGCGTCAGCTCTCCAAGACGCTCTTCGACAGGCTGGCAGTCCTCGAGGAGGGCACGCACGAGTACCAGTACGTGCGCAACACCCTCATCGAGATCAACCTGACGCTCGTACGGTATTCGGCGCGCCGCTTCCGCTCCCGCGGCGACGACATGGACGACATCGTGCAGGTCGGCACCATCGGCCTGATCAAGGCGATCGACCGGTTCGACCTCTCGCGCGAGGTGGAGTTCACCACCTTCGCGATCCCGTACGTCGTCGGCGAGATCAAGCGCTTCTTCCGCGACACCACGTGGGACGTGCGCGTTCCGCGTCGCCTGCAGGAGATGCGCATGGACCTGGCGCGGGCCAACGACAAGCTCACCTCGAAGCTGGGCCGTTCGCCTCGCGTGAGCGAGCTCGCCGAGCATCTCGGTGTGAGCGAGGAGGAGATCGTCGAGGGCCAGGTCGCGGCCAACGGCTACAACTCCTCGTCCCTCGACGCCACGGTCAACGACGAGGAGGGCGAGGCCTCCCTCGCGGACGTTCTGGGCGAACGTGACGAGGCCATGGAACTGGTCGAGGACTTCCACGCCCTCAAGCCCCTCCTCGCCGAACTCTCCGAGCGCGACCGGAAGATCATCGAGCTGCGCTTCGGCGACGAGCTGACGCAGGCGCAGATCGGTGAACACCTCGGTCTCTCGCAGATGCACGTCTCCCGCCTGCTCAGCCGCGCTCTCTCCGGCCTCCGCGCCGGGATGCTCGCGCAGAACTGA
- a CDS encoding CsbD family protein: MGAEKKQQAKSDQLRGKFKETVGRALGNERLAAEGRREQSKGDARQAAEKAKDAFRR; this comes from the coding sequence GTGGGTGCTGAGAAGAAGCAGCAGGCCAAGAGCGACCAGCTCAGGGGCAAGTTCAAGGAGACCGTCGGCCGCGCGCTCGGCAACGAGCGGCTCGCGGCGGAAGGCCGCCGCGAGCAGTCGAAGGGCGACGCCCGGCAGGCGGCCGAGAAGGCCAAGGACGCCTTCCGGCGCTGA
- a CDS encoding tannase/feruloyl esterase family alpha/beta hydrolase — protein MKRASSAAVRPYRLATVAALTAAMLSFPASGGVAAQQDADRGCARTDIPRVPGAEHQRSACLDELTTAGTVESGHTDPADWAGLTPAGLPTPKGVPGLQIDGYFPDTSATNTNNGWQHDSQFVLRLPARWNGGLVVSGSPGNREQYANDRAIGDWALERGYAFAATDKGNTGASFYRDGRTPGDAIAEWNQRVTQLTRAARATVADHYRRPPERTLATGMSNGGYLVRWQLENRPELYDGGVDWEGTLWRAGGERPNLLTFLPQALRHYPAYAAGGPGAAKARKALHRAGFPRGSEFLWPYFHKNYWDLTQRVYREEMDPGFDGDTEAGTPFCAPGDPDGPPCDADYEYGDRPDDVRRAVARAGLTGRIGKPLITLHGTLDTLLPIGEDSDVYARMVRDSGRGGLFRYYRVEDGNHVDSLADTFPDKLRPLTPCHRSAFTALEHWLDDGTEPPRSRDVPRPDGASQAELTRSCPLKR, from the coding sequence ATGAAACGGGCCAGCAGCGCCGCCGTACGCCCGTACCGCCTCGCGACCGTCGCCGCGCTCACCGCCGCAATGCTCTCCTTCCCCGCATCCGGCGGTGTGGCCGCGCAGCAGGACGCGGACCGCGGCTGTGCCCGGACGGACATACCGCGCGTACCCGGAGCCGAACATCAAAGGTCGGCCTGTCTCGACGAGTTGACGACGGCGGGCACCGTGGAGTCGGGACACACCGATCCCGCCGACTGGGCAGGTCTGACCCCTGCGGGGCTGCCCACGCCGAAGGGTGTGCCGGGCCTCCAGATCGACGGCTACTTCCCGGACACCTCGGCGACGAACACCAACAACGGCTGGCAGCACGACTCCCAGTTCGTGCTGCGGCTGCCCGCCCGCTGGAACGGCGGCCTCGTCGTCAGCGGCTCGCCCGGCAACCGTGAGCAGTACGCCAACGACCGGGCCATCGGCGACTGGGCGCTCGAGCGCGGCTACGCGTTCGCCGCCACCGACAAGGGCAACACCGGCGCGTCCTTCTACCGCGACGGACGGACACCCGGGGACGCGATCGCCGAGTGGAACCAGCGCGTCACGCAGCTCACGCGCGCCGCCCGCGCGACGGTCGCCGATCACTACCGGCGTCCGCCCGAGCGCACCCTGGCAACGGGCATGTCCAACGGCGGCTACCTCGTGCGCTGGCAGCTGGAGAACCGTCCCGAGCTCTACGACGGCGGCGTCGACTGGGAGGGCACGCTGTGGCGGGCAGGCGGCGAGCGGCCGAACCTGCTGACCTTCCTGCCGCAGGCGCTGCGCCACTACCCGGCGTACGCCGCCGGCGGCCCCGGCGCGGCGAAGGCCAGGAAGGCCCTGCACCGCGCCGGATTCCCGCGCGGCTCCGAATTCCTGTGGCCCTACTTCCACAAGAACTACTGGGACCTCACCCAGCGGGTGTACCGCGAGGAGATGGATCCAGGCTTCGACGGGGACACCGAGGCCGGTACCCCGTTCTGCGCGCCCGGGGACCCGGACGGTCCGCCGTGCGACGCGGACTACGAATACGGCGACCGTCCCGACGACGTCCGCCGGGCCGTCGCACGGGCCGGGCTCACCGGGCGGATCGGCAAACCGCTGATCACGCTGCACGGCACCCTCGACACCCTGCTGCCGATCGGCGAGGACTCTGACGTCTACGCCCGCATGGTGCGCGACTCCGGACGCGGCGGGCTCTTCCGCTACTACCGCGTCGAGGACGGCAACCACGTCGACTCGCTCGCGGACACCTTCCCCGACAAGCTGCGGCCTCTCACGCCGTGCCACCGCTCCGCGTTCACGGCACTGGAGCACTGGCTCGACGACGGCACGGAGCCGCCGCGCAGCCGCGACGTGCCCAGGCCGGACGGCGCCTCGCAGGCGGAGCTGACGAGGAGCTGCCCCCTCAAGAGGTGA
- a CDS encoding SigB/SigF/SigG family RNA polymerase sigma factor, translated as MSAVRFRAKHARHPHDDAPDTAAHFERITSLPDGAEKEELRQEVVRAWMPMADRLAQRFRNRGENLEDLQQVAALGLVKAVARYDPARGCAFESFAVPTIVGEIKRHFRDYMWDLHVPRRVQELRNRVRASSRELGVTLDDRSPTVAQIAEHSGLSQEDVVIGMEALESYSALSLDAELSKNEDGYSLLDTLGATEPGFDRVTYREAVKPQLRNLPERERYILYLRFFCDMTQSSIAEQLGISQMHVSRLISRTCERLHREVETEVAARAHDSSSERTPMTV; from the coding sequence ATGTCAGCAGTTCGATTCCGTGCGAAGCACGCACGCCACCCGCATGACGATGCACCCGACACCGCCGCACACTTCGAGCGCATCACGTCACTGCCGGACGGGGCGGAGAAGGAGGAGCTGCGCCAGGAGGTCGTACGGGCCTGGATGCCCATGGCCGACCGCCTCGCCCAGCGCTTCCGCAACCGCGGCGAGAATCTCGAGGACCTGCAGCAGGTCGCCGCGCTGGGGCTGGTCAAGGCCGTCGCGCGCTACGACCCGGCCCGTGGGTGCGCCTTCGAGAGCTTCGCGGTGCCGACCATCGTCGGGGAGATCAAGCGGCACTTCCGCGACTACATGTGGGATCTGCACGTGCCGCGCCGCGTGCAGGAGCTGCGCAACCGCGTACGTGCCAGCAGCCGCGAACTGGGCGTCACCCTCGATGACCGCTCGCCCACCGTGGCGCAGATCGCCGAGCACAGCGGACTCAGCCAGGAGGACGTCGTCATCGGCATGGAGGCGCTGGAGAGCTACAGCGCGCTGTCGCTCGACGCCGAGCTGTCCAAGAACGAGGACGGCTACTCCCTGCTCGACACCCTCGGAGCCACCGAGCCCGGCTTCGACCGCGTGACCTACCGCGAGGCGGTCAAGCCGCAGCTGCGCAACCTGCCGGAGCGCGAGCGCTACATCCTCTACCTGCGCTTCTTCTGCGACATGACGCAGAGCAGCATCGCCGAGCAGCTCGGAATCTCCCAGATGCACGTCTCGCGGCTCATCAGCCGTACCTGCGAGCGCCTCCACCGGGAGGTCGAGACCGAGGTGGCAGCCCGGGCTCACGACTCCTCCTCGGAGCGGACCCCGATGACGGTCTAG
- a CDS encoding ferritin-like domain-containing protein, translating into MSTHDLYVHGPGAAEWEVPASGAARFSWDYDDGRDRLLALYQKGKDKQWDGQLRIDWDLEVDPKDPLGTPDEAMSLYGTSYWDKMNDSERADLRQHYASWQFSQFLHGEQGAMVCAARIVESVPDLDAKFYSATQTMDEARHAEIYGRFLHEKIGMVYPINDNLQSLLGDTLRDSRWDMPYLGMQVLIEGLALAAFGMIRDTTNKPLPKQILAYVMQDEARHVAFGRMALRDYYKQLTDAELREREDFVIEGCYLMRDRLKGVEVLENFGVPKEEAEAFSEQSDFLKLFRQLLFSRIVPCVRDIGLWGERLQRAYVDMGVFEMGNQNLDLLMAQDEEIAEKLDAERFAAEEAERTTEVADAIAEGEREEAEADSGR; encoded by the coding sequence ATGTCCACGCACGACCTCTACGTCCACGGTCCGGGAGCCGCGGAGTGGGAGGTGCCGGCCTCGGGGGCGGCCCGCTTCAGCTGGGACTACGACGACGGACGCGACCGTCTCCTCGCCCTCTACCAGAAGGGCAAGGACAAGCAGTGGGACGGGCAGCTCCGCATCGACTGGGACCTCGAGGTGGACCCGAAGGACCCGCTCGGCACCCCGGACGAGGCCATGTCGCTCTACGGCACGTCCTACTGGGACAAGATGAACGACTCCGAGCGGGCCGATCTTCGGCAGCACTACGCGTCCTGGCAGTTCAGCCAGTTCCTCCACGGCGAACAGGGCGCGATGGTCTGCGCGGCGCGGATCGTGGAGTCCGTCCCCGACCTGGACGCGAAGTTCTACTCCGCGACGCAGACCATGGACGAGGCCCGGCACGCCGAGATCTACGGGCGCTTCCTGCACGAGAAGATCGGGATGGTCTACCCGATCAACGACAACCTCCAGTCGCTGCTCGGCGACACCCTCCGCGACTCCCGCTGGGACATGCCGTACCTGGGGATGCAGGTGCTCATCGAGGGGCTGGCGCTCGCCGCCTTCGGCATGATCCGCGACACGACGAACAAGCCGCTGCCCAAGCAGATCCTGGCTTACGTCATGCAGGACGAGGCCCGGCACGTCGCCTTCGGACGCATGGCGCTGCGTGACTACTACAAGCAGCTCACCGACGCGGAGCTGCGGGAGCGCGAGGACTTCGTCATCGAGGGCTGCTACCTCATGCGGGACCGCCTCAAGGGCGTCGAGGTGCTGGAGAACTTCGGCGTCCCGAAGGAGGAGGCCGAGGCCTTCAGCGAGCAGTCGGACTTCCTGAAGCTCTTCCGGCAGCTGCTCTTCAGCCGCATCGTGCCGTGCGTGCGCGACATCGGGCTGTGGGGCGAGCGGCTGCAGCGCGCCTACGTCGACATGGGCGTCTTCGAGATGGGGAACCAGAACCTGGACCTGCTCATGGCCCAGGATGAAGAGATCGCCGAGAAGCTGGATGCGGAACGGTTCGCCGCGGAGGAAGCGGAAAGGACCACCGAGGTCGCCGACGCGATCGCCGAGGGTGAGCGCGAGGAAGCGGAGGCCGACTCCGGGCGCTGA
- a CDS encoding AurF N-oxygenase family protein codes for MTITPDTATDEKTGIQPLRDALGLLKDREQVAERLLDSSKKHSFDPDEELDWDAPFEEGKWFWPPELVSLYDTPMWKRMSEEQRLDLARHEAGSLASLGIWFEVILMQLLVRHIYDKPLTSSHVRYALTEIEDECRHSKMFARLITKSGVPPYPVSRLHHNLARLLKSVSTTPGSFTATLLGEEILDWMQRLTFPDERIQPLVRGVTRIHVVEEARHVRYAREELRRQMVSCPRWEAEFTRISSGEAARVFSISFINPEVYTNVGLDKREAMAQVKASGHRREVMQTGARRLTDFLDEIGVMRGIGRKLWVSSGLLAR; via the coding sequence ATGACGATCACCCCTGACACGGCCACCGACGAGAAGACCGGTATCCAGCCGCTCCGGGACGCCCTCGGCCTGCTCAAGGACCGGGAGCAGGTCGCCGAGCGCCTGCTGGACTCCTCCAAGAAGCACTCGTTCGACCCGGACGAGGAGCTGGACTGGGACGCGCCCTTCGAGGAGGGCAAGTGGTTCTGGCCGCCGGAGCTCGTCTCGCTCTACGACACCCCCATGTGGAAGCGGATGTCCGAGGAGCAGCGCCTCGACCTCGCCCGCCACGAAGCCGGCTCGCTCGCCTCCCTCGGCATCTGGTTCGAGGTCATCCTGATGCAGCTGCTGGTGCGCCACATCTACGACAAGCCGCTCACCAGCAGCCACGTGCGCTACGCCCTCACGGAGATAGAGGACGAGTGCCGGCACTCCAAGATGTTCGCCCGGCTGATCACCAAGAGCGGAGTCCCCCCGTACCCCGTCTCGCGCCTGCACCACAACCTCGCGCGGCTGCTCAAGTCCGTCTCCACGACCCCCGGGTCCTTCACCGCCACGCTCCTCGGCGAGGAGATCCTCGACTGGATGCAGCGCCTGACGTTCCCCGACGAGCGCATCCAGCCGCTCGTGCGAGGCGTCACGCGCATCCACGTCGTCGAGGAGGCGCGGCACGTGCGGTACGCGCGTGAGGAGCTGCGCCGCCAGATGGTCAGCTGCCCCCGCTGGGAGGCGGAGTTCACCCGCATCAGCTCGGGCGAGGCGGCCCGCGTCTTCTCGATCTCCTTCATCAACCCGGAGGTCTATACGAACGTGGGCCTGGACAAGCGCGAGGCGATGGCGCAGGTCAAGGCCAGCGGACACCGCCGCGAGGTGATGCAGACCGGTGCCCGGCGGCTCACCGACTTCCTGGACGAGATCGGCGTCATGCGCGGCATCGGCCGCAAGCTGTGGGTCAGCTCCGGTCTCCTGGCCCGGTAG
- a CDS encoding TetR/AcrR family transcriptional regulator, with translation MSSSGTAPAYRRLSVDERRTQLIGTALGLFAHNPPEDVSLDDVAATAGVSRPLVYRYFPGGKQQLYEAALRSAADELEQCFAEAQTGPLTRRLVRALERYLAFVDQHDAGFMALLQGGSVVQTSRTHAIVDEVRRAAADQILFHLGYQPGGQVAGPRLRMTVSTWITVVEAASLMWLDQDKQPPVNELRDWLLDHFVALLMASATRDAETARIVRHALDLEEGDGPVGELARRMLPVVGDKGHLLDVPGKA, from the coding sequence ATGAGCAGCAGCGGCACGGCACCGGCGTATCGCAGGCTGAGCGTGGACGAACGGCGTACGCAGCTGATCGGCACCGCGCTCGGCCTCTTCGCCCACAATCCGCCAGAGGACGTCTCGCTCGACGACGTGGCGGCCACCGCCGGTGTCTCGCGCCCGCTGGTCTACCGCTACTTCCCGGGAGGCAAGCAGCAGTTGTACGAGGCGGCCCTGCGCAGCGCGGCCGACGAACTGGAGCAGTGCTTCGCCGAGGCCCAGACCGGGCCGCTCACGCGGCGGCTCGTGCGGGCCCTGGAGCGCTACCTCGCGTTCGTCGACCAGCACGACGCGGGCTTCATGGCTCTGCTGCAGGGCGGCAGCGTCGTACAGACCTCGCGTACGCACGCGATCGTCGACGAGGTGCGGCGGGCCGCCGCCGACCAGATCCTCTTCCACCTCGGCTACCAGCCGGGTGGCCAGGTGGCGGGTCCCCGGCTGCGCATGACGGTCAGCACGTGGATAACGGTGGTCGAGGCCGCGTCCCTGATGTGGCTGGACCAGGACAAGCAGCCGCCCGTCAACGAGCTGCGCGACTGGCTTCTGGACCACTTCGTCGCCCTGCTGATGGCGTCCGCCACGAGGGACGCCGAGACGGCCCGGATCGTCCGGCACGCCCTTGACCTGGAGGAGGGCGACGGCCCGGTCGGCGAGCTGGCCCGGCGGATGCTGCCCGTCGTCGGCGACAAGGGACACCTCCTGGACGTCCCGGGCAAGGCCTGA
- the soxR gene encoding redox-sensitive transcriptional activator SoxR: protein MSTQLSWQAKEATVGELAERAGVATSALRYYEREGLIHSRRTPGNQRRYSRDTLRRVAFIRASQRLGMPLAAIREALALLPENRTPTREDWARVSECWREDLNQRIKLMTQLRDHLTECIGCGCLSLEHCALANPYDKLGEDGPGPRSLAGCASDECG, encoded by the coding sequence ATGTCCACCCAACTGTCCTGGCAAGCCAAGGAGGCCACGGTCGGCGAGCTCGCCGAACGCGCCGGAGTGGCCACCTCCGCGCTGCGCTACTACGAGCGCGAGGGTCTGATCCACAGCCGCCGGACCCCCGGCAACCAGCGCCGCTACAGCCGCGACACCCTGCGCAGGGTCGCCTTCATCCGCGCCTCCCAGCGCCTGGGAATGCCGCTGGCCGCCATCCGTGAGGCGCTCGCGCTGCTGCCGGAGAACCGCACGCCCACGCGCGAGGACTGGGCGAGGGTCTCGGAGTGCTGGCGTGAGGACCTCAACCAGCGCATCAAGCTGATGACGCAGCTGCGCGACCATCTGACCGAGTGCATCGGCTGCGGCTGTCTCTCCCTGGAGCACTGCGCGCTGGCCAATCCCTACGACAAGCTCGGCGAGGACGGACCCGGCCCGCGTTCTCTCGCGGGCTGCGCCTCGGACGAGTGCGGCTGA
- a CDS encoding protein kinase domain-containing protein, with product MAGLGSTDPQQVGPYRLHGVLGDGRMGTVYLGRGAPQRGARKQLVAVRALRPELLRDRPLRARLRQEMQAAASGVRSDYVADAAGCELDSAQPWIANAFVPGVSLEALVSKYGPMPESSVRALGGALARSLMALHAARITHRDLGPHNVMLALDTPRVVDYGLALGNMSGPATDEMADDVFDLGATLVYACSAHQPFAGNMLPMAREDPDLTGVPDGLCPALFACLHKTPESRPPPSVLTHALDLADTAELPASEWLPEPYVHEIGQVNEAARRVMGRRLFGR from the coding sequence ATGGCTGGCCTAGGTAGCACAGACCCCCAACAGGTGGGCCCGTACCGCCTCCACGGCGTACTCGGCGACGGCCGTATGGGAACCGTCTACCTCGGGCGGGGGGCACCGCAGCGCGGCGCGCGCAAGCAACTCGTCGCAGTGCGGGCCCTGCGACCCGAGTTGCTCCGCGACCGGCCGCTGCGCGCACGCCTGCGCCAGGAGATGCAGGCGGCCGCGAGCGGCGTGCGCAGTGACTACGTGGCGGACGCGGCCGGCTGCGAACTCGACAGCGCACAGCCGTGGATAGCCAACGCCTTCGTGCCCGGTGTCTCCCTGGAAGCCCTGGTCTCGAAGTACGGCCCGATGCCGGAGTCGTCGGTACGCGCCCTGGGCGGCGCGCTGGCACGGTCCCTGATGGCCCTTCATGCGGCACGGATAACGCACCGCGACCTGGGCCCCCACAACGTGATGCTCGCACTGGACACGCCACGGGTCGTCGACTACGGCCTGGCACTGGGCAACATGAGCGGCCCGGCCACCGACGAAATGGCCGACGACGTCTTCGACCTGGGCGCGACCCTGGTCTACGCATGCAGCGCCCACCAGCCCTTCGCCGGGAACATGCTGCCGATGGCGCGCGAGGATCCCGACCTGACGGGCGTTCCGGACGGGCTGTGCCCCGCGCTCTTCGCGTGCCTGCACAAGACCCCGGAGTCCCGTCCGCCCCCCAGCGTCCTCACGCACGCACTCGACCTCGCCGACACGGCGGAACTGCCCGCCTCCGAGTGGCTGCCCGAGCCGTACGTGCACGAGATCGGGCAAGTGAACGAAGCCGCCCGCCGTGTGATGGGACGTCGCCTCTTCGGCAGGTGA